A region of candidate division KSB1 bacterium DNA encodes the following proteins:
- the hflK gene encoding FtsH protease activity modulator HflK: MARKKIMVGDTEIELPEIPKFVIFGIIGGILAIWLLFSTIYTVDADEVGVIQRFGRYVRTEDPGLQFKLPFGFETVEKVKIQRVYKEEFGFRTVSAGVRSQFDSRSFEEVSLMLTGDLNSALVEWIVQFRIKDPVKYLFNVRNVVETMRDVSESVMRMVVGDHSVDEVIVLSRQNIELKAQELTQKLLDEFETGLEIQTIKLQDVNPPVPVQPAFNEVNEARQEKERIINEALEGYNKVIPQAKGEAQQTITQAEGYHTNRTNRALGDAERFLAVWNEYKKAKEVTRRRLYLETMLDILPNMESIYIIDEDQQGVIPLLQLMKKEAVQ; the protein is encoded by the coding sequence ATGGCAAGAAAAAAAATTATGGTAGGGGATACTGAAATTGAACTTCCGGAAATTCCAAAATTTGTTATTTTTGGAATTATTGGTGGGATTTTAGCGATTTGGTTGTTATTTTCAACGATTTATACCGTGGACGCAGATGAAGTCGGTGTGATTCAACGGTTTGGAAGATACGTGAGAACTGAAGATCCCGGTCTTCAATTTAAATTACCCTTTGGATTTGAAACTGTGGAAAAAGTAAAAATCCAACGAGTATATAAAGAAGAGTTTGGCTTTCGTACGGTTTCAGCGGGTGTGCGGTCACAGTTTGATTCGCGAAGTTTTGAAGAGGTATCACTTATGTTAACAGGGGATTTAAATTCAGCTTTGGTTGAGTGGATTGTCCAATTCCGGATTAAGGATCCGGTTAAATATTTATTTAATGTGAGAAATGTAGTTGAAACCATGAGGGATGTTTCCGAATCTGTGATGAGAATGGTGGTTGGAGATCATAGTGTGGATGAGGTAATCGTATTAAGTCGTCAGAATATCGAATTAAAAGCGCAAGAGCTCACCCAAAAATTATTGGATGAATTTGAAACCGGGCTGGAAATTCAAACCATTAAATTGCAAGATGTAAATCCGCCGGTACCGGTTCAACCAGCCTTTAATGAAGTGAATGAAGCGCGGCAGGAAAAAGAGCGAATTATTAATGAAGCTTTAGAAGGCTACAACAAGGTTATTCCACAAGCTAAAGGTGAAGCGCAGCAAACCATCACCCAGGCAGAAGGTTATCATACCAATCGCACCAATCGTGCCTTAGGTGATGCTGAGAGGTTTTTGGCAGTCTGGAATGAGTATAAAAAAGCAAAAGAAGTTACAAGAAGAAGGTTATATCTCGAGACAATGCTTGACATTCTTCCAAATATGGAAAGTATCTATATTATAGATGAAGACCAACAGGGAGTGATTCCTCTTCTTCAACTCATGAAAAAGGAGGCAGTGCAATGA
- the hflC gene encoding protease modulator HflC: MKKSRILGLAAGFLTLIILLSSAFTVDETEQVIVFQFGKSKRIIKDAGLYFKLPFIQEVKSFDKRILEWDGDPNEVPTQDKRYIWVDTFARWRIVEPLKFYQSVTNEQNAHSRLDDIIESATRNFISENLLIEVVRNSNRELETTIEEQESFGLETLETDVTQIVKGREQITKLILNKAAEIMPQYGIELLDIKIKRINYREDVRRKVYERMISERKRIAQKYRSEGGGRKAQIDGEREKEFQIITSGAYRTAQEIKGRADAEATKIYAEAYNKDPDFYAFLQTLESYRTTMNTNTTLILSTNSEFLKYLKNIR, from the coding sequence ATGAAAAAATCCAGAATTTTAGGATTGGCAGCAGGTTTTTTAACATTAATCATACTACTTTCTTCAGCATTTACAGTTGATGAAACCGAACAAGTGATCGTATTTCAATTTGGCAAGTCGAAAAGAATCATTAAAGATGCCGGCTTGTATTTTAAATTACCATTTATTCAAGAGGTCAAATCATTTGACAAACGAATTCTTGAATGGGATGGCGACCCCAATGAAGTCCCAACCCAAGATAAACGTTATATTTGGGTGGATACTTTTGCACGATGGCGTATTGTTGAGCCCCTTAAATTTTATCAATCGGTAACTAATGAACAAAACGCTCATAGCAGGTTAGATGATATCATTGAAAGCGCTACGCGAAATTTCATCTCTGAGAATTTGTTGATCGAAGTCGTCCGAAACAGTAATAGAGAATTAGAGACCACTATTGAGGAACAGGAAAGTTTTGGGTTGGAGACTTTGGAGACTGACGTTACGCAAATTGTAAAAGGCCGTGAACAGATCACAAAGTTGATTTTAAATAAAGCAGCGGAAATTATGCCGCAATATGGGATTGAATTATTAGATATTAAAATTAAAAGGATCAATTACCGTGAAGATGTCCGGCGAAAGGTTTATGAAAGAATGATTTCCGAACGTAAGCGAATTGCACAAAAATATCGGTCTGAGGGCGGCGGTAGGAAAGCGCAAATCGATGGTGAAAGAGAAAAAGAATTCCAGATTATTACTTCAGGCGCCTATAGGACAGCACAGGAAATTAAGGGCAGAGCAGATGCCGAGGCAACAAAAATCTATGCGGAAGCATATAACAAAGATCCTGATTTCTATGCATTTTTGCAGACTCTGGAATCTTACCGGACGACCATGAATACCAATACTACTTTGATCTTGAGTACAAACAGTGAATTTCTAAAATATCTGAAAAACATAAGATGA
- the hslV gene encoding ATP-dependent protease subunit HslV, which yields MQNDSLKFRSTTILGIRKDGQVAIGGDGQVTLNETVMKGKAIKIRRVYKDTILAGFAGSAADAFTLFEKFEAKLEEYRGNLNRAAVELAKEWRSDRYLRRLEALLAILNAEHALIVSGTGDIIEPDDNIVAIGSGGSYALAAARALMNHTELNAKDIVEESLKIAASICVYTNDHLTIETL from the coding sequence ATGCAGAATGATTCACTAAAATTTCGTTCTACCACTATTCTCGGCATCCGCAAGGATGGGCAGGTCGCAATAGGCGGAGATGGCCAGGTTACCTTGAATGAGACGGTAATGAAAGGAAAAGCAATAAAGATCCGCAGAGTTTATAAAGATACCATATTAGCCGGATTCGCAGGATCGGCCGCAGATGCGTTCACACTTTTCGAAAAATTTGAGGCTAAACTGGAGGAATATAGAGGCAACTTAAATCGAGCAGCTGTGGAACTGGCCAAAGAATGGAGATCCGATCGCTACCTGCGAAGGTTAGAAGCTTTATTGGCAATTCTTAATGCAGAGCATGCTTTGATTGTTTCAGGCACAGGCGATATTATTGAACCTGATGACAATATCGTAGCCATAGGTTCAGGGGGCTCATACGCATTAGCCGCTGCAAGAGCTTTGATGAATCATACAGAATTAAACGCAAAAGATATTGTCGAAGAATCTTTAAAAATAGCAGCTTCAATATGTGTATACACAAACGATCATCTGACTATTGAAACCCTGTAA
- the hslU gene encoding ATP-dependent protease ATPase subunit HslU produces MQELTPKQIVAVLDKYIIGQDKAKKSVAIALRNRWRRLQVPEDLREEIMPNNIIMIGPTGVGKTEIARRLAKLSGAPFLKVEASKFTEVGYVGRDVDSIIRDLVDISVNMVKQKMTEAVKGKAKELAEEKLLDLLLPPSKKRESASSETPATSLSAESESTYKETREKMRLLLRKGKFESRKVEIEVPNESIPMMQVISPMGVEDMGINLQEIFGGLMPKKNKKRQMSIEEARKVIEQEEAHKLIDMDEVVREAINNAENSGIVFLDEIDKIVGPHSKSGPDISREGVQRDLLPIVEGTNVVTKYGIVKTDHILFIASGAFHVSKPSDLIPEMQGRFPIRVELQSLTNEDFVRILTEPENALTKQYTALLATEGVKLVFKKDGIKEIAKYSTDVNEKTENIGARRLHTIMTTLLEDALFNIPDVKQDKIEVTAKVVRNTLDSIVKDYDLSRYIL; encoded by the coding sequence ATGCAAGAACTTACTCCAAAACAAATTGTAGCTGTACTGGATAAATATATTATTGGGCAAGATAAAGCAAAGAAATCCGTTGCAATTGCATTGCGTAATAGATGGCGAAGGCTTCAAGTACCTGAGGATTTACGGGAAGAAATTATGCCCAACAATATCATTATGATTGGACCAACCGGAGTCGGTAAGACCGAGATTGCTCGCCGTCTGGCAAAGTTATCGGGTGCGCCGTTTCTCAAAGTCGAAGCATCAAAATTTACGGAAGTGGGATATGTAGGACGTGATGTAGATTCGATAATTCGAGATCTTGTTGACATTTCTGTGAATATGGTCAAACAAAAAATGACCGAAGCAGTCAAAGGAAAAGCCAAAGAATTAGCAGAAGAAAAATTATTGGATTTACTTCTGCCGCCAAGCAAAAAACGAGAATCTGCTTCATCTGAAACACCTGCTACATCACTTTCAGCAGAAAGTGAAAGCACTTATAAAGAAACGCGTGAAAAAATGCGACTATTGCTGCGAAAAGGTAAATTTGAATCCCGCAAAGTAGAAATTGAGGTACCGAACGAAAGCATTCCAATGATGCAGGTGATTTCACCGATGGGTGTCGAAGATATGGGGATCAATCTCCAGGAAATTTTTGGCGGTTTGATGCCTAAAAAGAATAAAAAAAGACAGATGTCAATAGAAGAGGCGAGAAAAGTAATTGAACAAGAAGAGGCACATAAGCTTATTGATATGGATGAAGTCGTTCGTGAAGCAATAAATAACGCTGAAAATTCGGGAATTGTTTTTTTGGATGAAATTGACAAGATTGTCGGCCCGCATTCTAAATCCGGGCCGGATATCTCCCGTGAAGGTGTCCAAAGAGACTTACTTCCAATAGTTGAAGGAACCAATGTTGTTACAAAATATGGGATAGTTAAAACGGATCATATCCTGTTTATTGCGTCAGGTGCATTCCACGTTTCCAAACCATCTGATTTAATTCCTGAAATGCAGGGAAGATTCCCAATTCGTGTTGAACTTCAAAGCCTTACCAATGAAGATTTTGTAAGAATATTAACAGAACCGGAGAATGCACTTACAAAACAGTACACTGCTTTACTAGCAACAGAAGGTGTGAAACTGGTCTTTAAAAAAGATGGCATTAAAGAAATTGCAAAATATTCCACGGATGTAAATGAAAAAACAGAAAACATCGGCGCAAGAAGGTTGCATACAATTATGACAACTCTATTGGAGGATGCTTTATTTAATATCCCGGATGTAAAACAAGACAAAATTGAGGTTACCGCTAAAGTAGTACGCAACACATTAGACAGTATTGTGAAAGATTATGACTTAAGCCGGTACATTTTATAA
- the argF gene encoding ornithine carbamoyltransferase, which translates to MRKDFLAITDLTDDEIYEILELSKEIKQMQKNDVPYQPLKGKTMAMIFQKPSARTRISFEVGMYQLGGYALYLGPNDIQIGKRESVSDVAKVISRYNDVIMARLFGHEDILEMAEYSTVPVVNGLTDLLHPCQIMADVFTILEKKNKIENLTIAYIGDGNNVCNSWLNFAARIPIRLNLGIPEGYDPDKEILSLAKRANLSQIQIFRNPKMAANNADVIYTDVWTSMGQKKDSERRKLDFKNFQVDDSLVSHAEENSIVLHCLPAHRGDEISDSVIDGPKSVVFDQAENRMHVQKAILVKLFSNLKNTTG; encoded by the coding sequence GTGCGGAAGGATTTTCTGGCGATTACGGATTTAACTGATGATGAAATCTATGAGATTTTAGAGTTATCTAAAGAGATTAAACAAATGCAGAAAAACGATGTGCCATATCAACCGCTTAAGGGAAAAACCATGGCAATGATTTTTCAGAAGCCATCTGCTAGAACCAGAATTTCATTTGAAGTGGGGATGTACCAGTTAGGTGGATATGCGCTTTATTTAGGACCTAATGATATTCAGATTGGCAAAAGAGAGTCGGTCAGCGATGTTGCGAAAGTGATCTCTCGCTACAACGATGTAATTATGGCGCGTTTGTTTGGCCATGAGGATATTCTTGAGATGGCGGAATATTCAACCGTCCCGGTAGTAAATGGTTTAACTGATCTATTGCATCCATGCCAGATTATGGCAGACGTCTTTACGATTCTGGAAAAAAAGAACAAAATCGAAAATCTGACGATTGCTTACATTGGCGATGGTAATAATGTTTGCAATTCCTGGTTGAACTTTGCCGCGAGAATTCCAATTCGCTTAAACCTGGGAATTCCAGAGGGTTATGATCCTGATAAAGAAATTCTATCCCTTGCAAAAAGAGCGAATCTAAGCCAGATTCAAATATTTCGAAATCCAAAAATGGCTGCAAATAATGCAGACGTTATTTACACGGATGTTTGGACGAGTATGGGCCAGAAAAAAGATAGCGAAAGACGAAAGTTAGACTTTAAAAATTTCCAGGTAGATGATTCCTTAGTGTCTCATGCCGAAGAAAATTCTATAGTGCTTCATTGTTTGCCGGCCCATCGTGGCGATGAAATATCAGACAGTGTAATCGATGGTCCAAAATCTGTCGTTTTTGACCAGGCAGAAAATCGTATGCATGTTCAAAAAGCTATTTTGGTAAAATTGTTTTCGAATTTAAAGAACACTACCGGTTGA
- a CDS encoding GNAT family N-acetyltransferase, protein MLKISLCSSHWQGRWDEFVWSANNGTIFHTRKFLNYHQATRFQDHSLIFQKDKKIIGVIPAAVVDDKLISHPGASFGGLVIPRTITFKVSLQLVECLLEYVKSTGFKKIELTNPPIFYSDKINNYIDFALISNLFTYKKREVSSFITLNFVQDEILSHFKSEARTAVRKAQKLGVTFRESNDLDTFYAILKKNLKLRHDVQPTHTLTELKALIKLFPQHIKLYGAYLNEEMIAGVIMFHCNELVTLAFYISHNETFQEYRAVNLLFFEIYRLSIEKGYRYLDFGIFTVNMKPNHGLARFKENFGSMGIFRDTFVREM, encoded by the coding sequence ATGCTCAAAATTAGCTTGTGTTCTTCCCATTGGCAGGGTCGTTGGGATGAATTTGTGTGGTCTGCCAATAATGGCACTATATTTCATACCCGAAAGTTTCTAAACTATCATCAAGCTACAAGATTCCAGGACCATTCATTAATTTTCCAGAAAGATAAAAAAATCATTGGAGTAATACCTGCTGCCGTTGTTGATGACAAATTGATATCCCATCCGGGGGCATCATTCGGCGGTCTTGTTATTCCAAGAACAATAACATTCAAAGTGTCTCTCCAATTGGTCGAATGCTTATTGGAATATGTAAAATCTACCGGTTTCAAAAAAATTGAACTAACCAACCCGCCTATTTTTTATTCTGATAAAATAAATAATTATATCGATTTTGCATTAATATCAAACCTGTTTACTTACAAAAAACGAGAGGTGTCCAGTTTTATTACTCTTAATTTTGTTCAGGATGAAATATTATCACATTTCAAAAGTGAGGCCAGGACTGCCGTACGCAAAGCTCAAAAATTGGGTGTGACATTCAGGGAATCAAATGATCTTGACACATTTTACGCAATATTGAAGAAGAATTTAAAATTGAGACATGATGTTCAACCCACACACACTTTGACGGAACTCAAAGCTCTTATTAAACTTTTCCCACAACATATAAAATTATACGGGGCTTATCTAAATGAAGAAATGATAGCCGGTGTAATTATGTTTCATTGCAATGAACTTGTTACTCTTGCATTTTACATTTCCCATAATGAAACTTTTCAAGAATATCGAGCAGTAAATTTACTTTTTTTTGAAATTTACAGGCTCTCAATCGAGAAAGGTTACCGTTACCTCGATTTTGGTATATTCACTGTGAATATGAAACCGAACCACGGTCTGGCTCGATTCAAGGAAAATTTTGGTTCAATGGGAATTTTCAGAGATACTTTTGTGCGTGAAATGTAA
- a CDS encoding glycosyltransferase has translation MSLKKILHIAPFNTAGVPFAFVEAERKMGFDSHLVTLGKSSFASNKGICLNLPFMTTPGIGVLKRFVSDPSVMKIHNIHQIPKQIPKYWSPNGVFEKSLIQIREKIWQKKINRLLSDLDLLSFDIVQLDGGLEFYRDGRTIKNLKKYGKKVICCYTGSDLRVRGVIPEIDELSDLNVTVEFDHIYFHPDIHHVFFPFSLDRFELVKKEPGETVRIGHAPTNREAKGSDEILAVLNDLKSTFSIEIVLIENLPYERAIELKATCDIFVDQIGDLGYGINSLEAMAMGIPAASSLAKGFDEKNKDHPFIEISSESIERNLKPFIEDRHLRERVGIRSREWVKEHHNPENVVRKIHQLAGL, from the coding sequence ATGAGTCTGAAGAAAATACTTCACATAGCTCCTTTTAATACTGCCGGTGTCCCGTTTGCATTTGTTGAAGCAGAGAGGAAAATGGGTTTTGACAGTCACCTGGTAACCCTGGGCAAAAGCAGTTTTGCATCCAACAAGGGTATTTGTTTGAATTTACCTTTTATGACTACACCTGGGATAGGCGTTTTAAAGCGATTTGTATCTGACCCATCCGTAATGAAGATTCATAATATCCATCAAATCCCCAAACAGATTCCAAAATATTGGTCTCCTAATGGAGTTTTTGAAAAATCATTGATTCAAATAAGAGAAAAAATTTGGCAAAAAAAAATCAACAGATTGTTGTCAGATTTGGATCTCTTAAGTTTTGATATCGTGCAATTAGATGGGGGATTGGAATTCTATCGGGATGGAAGGACCATCAAAAATCTAAAAAAATATGGGAAGAAAGTTATTTGTTGTTATACCGGTAGCGATTTACGTGTAAGAGGAGTTATCCCGGAAATCGATGAACTATCTGACTTGAATGTGACAGTAGAGTTCGATCATATTTATTTTCACCCCGATATTCACCATGTTTTTTTTCCTTTTAGCCTTGATCGATTTGAGCTTGTTAAAAAAGAACCTGGTGAGACGGTTCGAATTGGACATGCACCTACGAACAGAGAAGCAAAGGGAAGTGATGAAATACTAGCTGTTTTAAACGACCTAAAAAGTACCTTTAGTATTGAAATTGTTCTGATCGAGAATCTTCCCTATGAAAGAGCAATCGAACTAAAAGCCACATGCGATATTTTCGTCGATCAAATTGGTGATCTTGGCTATGGTATCAATTCTCTCGAGGCCATGGCGATGGGAATACCTGCAGCTAGTTCGCTGGCAAAAGGATTCGATGAAAAAAATAAGGATCACCCGTTTATAGAAATTAGTAGTGAATCCATAGAGCGAAACTTAAAGCCATTTATCGAGGATCGCCATTTACGGGAAAGAGTAGGCATACGAAGCCGCGAGTGGGTGAAAGAGCACCATAATCCTGAGAATGTTGTGCGAAAGATTCATCAGTTAGCCGGATTATAA
- a CDS encoding DUF5615 family PIN-like protein, with the protein MRILIDESLPRYLTSIFKDHSAETGQEKGLSGISNGDLLAFAENKYDIFLSSDKNLKHQQNLHNYNLSIIILPSNKLSDIKSIETKLLIAVDKILPNTYIEF; encoded by the coding sequence ATGAGAATCCTTATTGATGAAAGCCTTCCCCGCTATTTAACAAGTATTTTTAAAGATCACTCAGCAGAAACAGGGCAAGAAAAAGGATTGTCTGGTATTAGCAACGGTGATTTATTGGCTTTCGCTGAAAATAAATATGACATTTTTTTAAGTAGCGATAAGAATTTAAAACATCAACAGAATTTACATAATTACAACCTTTCGATTATCATCTTGCCATCGAATAAGCTTAGTGACATCAAATCCATTGAAACTAAACTATTAATTGCTGTTGATAAAATCCTACCTAATACTTACATCGAGTTCTAG
- a CDS encoding DUF433 domain-containing protein has translation MTITIDIDKLPLHSDPKIMSGTTVFIGTRVPVETLFDYIADGCSLDEFLDNFPSVKKEDALKVLNIAREVFIKT, from the coding sequence ATGACTATAACAATTGACATAGACAAATTACCCCTTCATTCGGATCCGAAAATAATGAGTGGCACAACTGTATTCATCGGAACGCGTGTTCCGGTTGAAACTTTATTTGATTACATTGCAGACGGTTGTTCACTTGATGAATTTCTTGATAATTTTCCCTCAGTAAAAAAGGAAGATGCTTTAAAAGTGCTGAACATCGCCCGTGAAGTTTTCATTAAGACATAA
- a CDS encoding toxin-antitoxin system HicB family antitoxin, producing MSTMSIRIPDSLHKRAKELANQDNVSMNQFITLALAEKISALDTENYLEERALRGSKEKFLKVLEKVKDVKPEEYDRLE from the coding sequence ATGAGTACAATGAGCATAAGAATTCCGGATTCGCTTCATAAAAGGGCTAAAGAACTGGCAAATCAAGATAACGTATCGATGAATCAATTTATCACCTTGGCATTAGCTGAAAAAATATCAGCTTTGGATACGGAAAATTATTTGGAAGAGCGGGCATTACGTGGAAGTAAAGAAAAATTTCTAAAGGTATTAGAGAAAGTTAAAGATGTAAAGCCTGAAGAGTATGATCGTTTAGAATAA
- a CDS encoding putative toxin-antitoxin system toxin component, PIN family, producing the protein MNICNVVIDTNVIISALRSKRGASYKLVNMLDSNKLKTNISVPLILEYESVALSYLDDFNLTESDIKHFLDYLCRIGTRCKIFYLWRPYLNDSRDDLILELALNSQSDYIISYNKKDFKNVKSLGITVLSPKELLQILGEIK; encoded by the coding sequence ATGAATATATGCAATGTAGTAATTGATACAAATGTAATTATTTCCGCTCTGCGATCTAAGAGAGGTGCTTCTTATAAACTAGTAAATATGCTAGACAGTAATAAACTTAAAACCAATATTTCAGTTCCTCTAATTTTAGAATATGAATCAGTCGCTCTTAGTTATTTGGATGATTTTAATTTAACGGAATCAGATATTAAACATTTTCTTGATTATTTATGCAGGATTGGAACGAGATGTAAAATATTTTATTTATGGCGCCCTTATTTAAATGATTCTAGAGACGATTTAATACTAGAATTGGCGTTGAATTCACAAAGTGACTATATAATATCTTACAATAAAAAAGATTTTAAGAATGTTAAAAGTTTAGGTATTACTGTATTGTCGCCAAAAGAATTGTTACAAATCTTAGGAGAAATAAAATGA